Proteins co-encoded in one Dama dama isolate Ldn47 chromosome 2, ASM3311817v1, whole genome shotgun sequence genomic window:
- the POLD4 gene encoding DNA polymerase delta subunit 4 — MGRKRLITDSYPVVKRREGSAGHSKGELAPELGEEPLPLSVDEAELELLRQFDLAWQYGPCTGITRLQRWHRAEQMGLKPPPEVRQVLQSHPGDPRFQCSLWHFYPL, encoded by the exons ATGGGCCGGAAACGGCTCATCACTGACTCCTACCCTGTAGTGAAGAGGAGGGAGGGCTCCGCTGGGCACAGCAAGGGGGAGTTGGCACCAGAGCTAG GGGAAGAGCCCCTACCCCTGAGCGTGGATGAAGCGGAGCTGGAGCTGCTGAGGCAGTTTGACCTGGCCTGGCAGTACGGGCCCTGCACAG GGATCACACGGCTGCAGCGCTGGCATCGGGCAGAGCAGATGGGCCTGAAGCCTCCCCCAGAAGTGCGTCAGGTGCTACAGAGCCACCCCGGGGATCCCCGCTTCCAGTGCAG CCTCTGGCATTTCTACCCCCTCTGA
- the SSH3 gene encoding protein phosphatase Slingshot homolog 3 isoform X1, translated as MALVTVSRSPPASGQSTPVGPTQDQVSQRRSRLQRRQSFAVLRGAVLGLQDGGDDGDASRPSPEPAEEPPREGQPHGDQTDNGHGPPSPGKQEQSQHLHLMVELLRPQDDIRLAAQLEAARAPRLRYLLVVSTREGLSQDETVLLGVDFPDSSSPSCTLGLVLPLWSDTQVYLDGDGGFSVTSGGQSRIFKPVSIQTMWATLQVLHQACEAALNSGLVPGGSALAWASHYQDRLSSDQSCLNEWTAMADLESLRPPCVEPSRPSEQQQMEQAIRAELWEVLDASDLDNVTSKEIRQALELRLGCPLQQYRDFIDNQMLLLMAQQDRASRIFPHLYLGSEWNAANLEELQRNRVSHILNMAREIDNFYPERFTYHNVRLWDEESAQLLPHWKETHRFVEAARAQGTRVLVHCKMGVSRSAATVIAYAMKQYGWSLEQALRHVQELRPIARPNPGFLRQLQTYQGILTASRQSHVWEQKAGGASPEEPLAPEVSTPFPPLQPEPGGSGELNAVGSEDSQAAPKEAPGSRRRINLRGVMRSISLLEPPSELDSPSGDADLPEVFSSKESSDEETPQPFPQPSSAKGGRQVRRGPWPALKSRQSVVALNSAALVASRTRAFQEQGEAGCASTPRHQKIVRQASVDSSGEEGEA; from the exons aTGGCCCTGGTCACAGTAAGCCGCTCGCCCCCGGCCAGCGGCCAGTCCACGCCTGTGGGGCCCACG CAGGACCAGGTGTCCCAGCGCAGAAGCCGGCTCCAGCGAAG GCAGAGCTTTGCAGTACTCCGAGGGGCTGTCCTGGGACTGCAGGATGGAGGGGATGATGGAGATGCCTCCAGGCCCAGCCCAGAGCCAGCAGAGGAGCCCCCCAGGGAAGGTCAGCCCCACGGGGACCAGACAGACAACGGGCACGGGCCCCCAAGTCCTGGCAAGCAGGAGCAGAGTCAACACCTGCACCTCATGGTGGAGCTGCTGAGGCCACAGGACGACATCCGCCTG GCAGCCCAGCTGGAGGCGGCTCGGGCCCCCCGGCTCCGCTACCTGCTGGTCGTTTCCACCAGAGAAGGTCTGAGTCAGGATGAGACCGTCCTTCTGGGCGTGGACTTCCCTGACAGCAg CTCCCCCAGCTGCACCCTCGGCCTGGTCCTGCCTCTCTGGAGTGACACCCAGGTGTACCTAGATGGAGACGG GGGCTTCAGCGTGACCTCCGGGGGGCAGAGTCGGATCTTCAAGCCTGTCTCCATTCAGACCATGTG GGCCACGCTCCAGGTGTTGCACCAGGCGTGTGAGGCGGCTCTCAACAGTGGTCTTGTGCCAGGGGGCAGTGCCCTCGCCTGGGCCAGCCACTACCAGGACAGACTGAGCTCTGACCAGAGCTGTCTCAACGAGTGGACGGCCATGGCCGACCTGGAGTCTCTGCGGCCTCCCTGCGTGGAGCCCAGCCG GCCCTCAGAGCAGCAGCAGATGGAACAGGCGATCCGGGCCGAGCTGTGGGAGGTGCTGGATGCCAGTGACCTGGACAACGTCACTTCCAAAGAG ATCCGCCAGGCCCTGGAGCTGCGTTTGGGATGCCCTCTCCAGCAGTACCGTGACTTCATCGACAACCAGATGCTGCTGCTCATGGCCCAGCAAGACCGGGCGTCCCGCATCTTCCCCCACCTCTACCTG GGCTCAGAGTGGAACGCAGCGAACCTGGAGGAGCTGCAGAGAAACAG GGTGAGCCACATCTTGAACATGGCCCGTGAGATCGACAACTTCTACCCCGAGCGCTTCACCTACCACAATGTGCGCCTCTGGGATGAGGAGTCGGCCCAGCTGCTGCCCCACTGGAAGGAGACACACCGCTTCGTGGAGGCCGCCAG AGCACAGGGCACCCGGGTGCTCGTCCACTGCAAGATGGGCGTCAGCCGCTCGGCTGCCACAGTGATTGCCTACGCCATGAAGCAGTACGGCTGGAGCCTGGAGCAGGCTCTGCGCCACGTGCAGGAGCTCCGGCCCATCGCCCGCCCCAACCCCGGCTTCCTGCGCCAGCTGCAGACCTACCAGGGCATTCTGACTGCTAG CCGGCAGAGTCATGTCTGGGAGCAGAAAGCAGGTGGGGCCTCCCCAGAGGAGCCCCTGGCCCCCGAGGTCTCTACACCGTTCCCACCTCTTCAGCCAGAACCGGGGGGCAGTGGGGAGCTGAATGCCGTGGGGTCAGAGGACAGCCAGGCAGCCCCAAAAGAAGCGCCTGGGTCGCGGCGCCGTATCAACCTCCGTGGGGTCATGAGGTCCATTAGCCTCCTGGAGCCGCCCTCCGAGCTGGACAGCCCCTCCGGCGATGCTGACCTTCCAGAG GTTTTCTCTTCAAAAGAATCTTCAGATGAGGAGACTCCCCAGCCCTTCCCTCAGCCCTCAAGTGCCAAGGGAGGCCGGCAGGTCCGCAGGGGGCCTTGGCCTGCCCTGAAGTCCCGCCAGTCGGTGGTGGCCCTCAACAGCGCCGCCCTGGTGGCCAGCCGGACCCGCGCCTTCCAGGAGCAGGGGGAGGCCGGCTGTGCGTCCACACCCAGGCACCAGAAGATTGTGAGGCAGGCCAGCGTGGATAGCAGTGGGGAGGAGGGCGAGGCGTGA
- the SSH3 gene encoding protein phosphatase Slingshot homolog 3 isoform X2 produces MALVTVSRSPPASGQSTPVGPTDQVSQRRSRLQRRQSFAVLRGAVLGLQDGGDDGDASRPSPEPAEEPPREGQPHGDQTDNGHGPPSPGKQEQSQHLHLMVELLRPQDDIRLAAQLEAARAPRLRYLLVVSTREGLSQDETVLLGVDFPDSSSPSCTLGLVLPLWSDTQVYLDGDGGFSVTSGGQSRIFKPVSIQTMWATLQVLHQACEAALNSGLVPGGSALAWASHYQDRLSSDQSCLNEWTAMADLESLRPPCVEPSRPSEQQQMEQAIRAELWEVLDASDLDNVTSKEIRQALELRLGCPLQQYRDFIDNQMLLLMAQQDRASRIFPHLYLGSEWNAANLEELQRNRVSHILNMAREIDNFYPERFTYHNVRLWDEESAQLLPHWKETHRFVEAARAQGTRVLVHCKMGVSRSAATVIAYAMKQYGWSLEQALRHVQELRPIARPNPGFLRQLQTYQGILTASRQSHVWEQKAGGASPEEPLAPEVSTPFPPLQPEPGGSGELNAVGSEDSQAAPKEAPGSRRRINLRGVMRSISLLEPPSELDSPSGDADLPEVFSSKESSDEETPQPFPQPSSAKGGRQVRRGPWPALKSRQSVVALNSAALVASRTRAFQEQGEAGCASTPRHQKIVRQASVDSSGEEGEA; encoded by the exons aTGGCCCTGGTCACAGTAAGCCGCTCGCCCCCGGCCAGCGGCCAGTCCACGCCTGTGGGGCCCACG GACCAGGTGTCCCAGCGCAGAAGCCGGCTCCAGCGAAG GCAGAGCTTTGCAGTACTCCGAGGGGCTGTCCTGGGACTGCAGGATGGAGGGGATGATGGAGATGCCTCCAGGCCCAGCCCAGAGCCAGCAGAGGAGCCCCCCAGGGAAGGTCAGCCCCACGGGGACCAGACAGACAACGGGCACGGGCCCCCAAGTCCTGGCAAGCAGGAGCAGAGTCAACACCTGCACCTCATGGTGGAGCTGCTGAGGCCACAGGACGACATCCGCCTG GCAGCCCAGCTGGAGGCGGCTCGGGCCCCCCGGCTCCGCTACCTGCTGGTCGTTTCCACCAGAGAAGGTCTGAGTCAGGATGAGACCGTCCTTCTGGGCGTGGACTTCCCTGACAGCAg CTCCCCCAGCTGCACCCTCGGCCTGGTCCTGCCTCTCTGGAGTGACACCCAGGTGTACCTAGATGGAGACGG GGGCTTCAGCGTGACCTCCGGGGGGCAGAGTCGGATCTTCAAGCCTGTCTCCATTCAGACCATGTG GGCCACGCTCCAGGTGTTGCACCAGGCGTGTGAGGCGGCTCTCAACAGTGGTCTTGTGCCAGGGGGCAGTGCCCTCGCCTGGGCCAGCCACTACCAGGACAGACTGAGCTCTGACCAGAGCTGTCTCAACGAGTGGACGGCCATGGCCGACCTGGAGTCTCTGCGGCCTCCCTGCGTGGAGCCCAGCCG GCCCTCAGAGCAGCAGCAGATGGAACAGGCGATCCGGGCCGAGCTGTGGGAGGTGCTGGATGCCAGTGACCTGGACAACGTCACTTCCAAAGAG ATCCGCCAGGCCCTGGAGCTGCGTTTGGGATGCCCTCTCCAGCAGTACCGTGACTTCATCGACAACCAGATGCTGCTGCTCATGGCCCAGCAAGACCGGGCGTCCCGCATCTTCCCCCACCTCTACCTG GGCTCAGAGTGGAACGCAGCGAACCTGGAGGAGCTGCAGAGAAACAG GGTGAGCCACATCTTGAACATGGCCCGTGAGATCGACAACTTCTACCCCGAGCGCTTCACCTACCACAATGTGCGCCTCTGGGATGAGGAGTCGGCCCAGCTGCTGCCCCACTGGAAGGAGACACACCGCTTCGTGGAGGCCGCCAG AGCACAGGGCACCCGGGTGCTCGTCCACTGCAAGATGGGCGTCAGCCGCTCGGCTGCCACAGTGATTGCCTACGCCATGAAGCAGTACGGCTGGAGCCTGGAGCAGGCTCTGCGCCACGTGCAGGAGCTCCGGCCCATCGCCCGCCCCAACCCCGGCTTCCTGCGCCAGCTGCAGACCTACCAGGGCATTCTGACTGCTAG CCGGCAGAGTCATGTCTGGGAGCAGAAAGCAGGTGGGGCCTCCCCAGAGGAGCCCCTGGCCCCCGAGGTCTCTACACCGTTCCCACCTCTTCAGCCAGAACCGGGGGGCAGTGGGGAGCTGAATGCCGTGGGGTCAGAGGACAGCCAGGCAGCCCCAAAAGAAGCGCCTGGGTCGCGGCGCCGTATCAACCTCCGTGGGGTCATGAGGTCCATTAGCCTCCTGGAGCCGCCCTCCGAGCTGGACAGCCCCTCCGGCGATGCTGACCTTCCAGAG GTTTTCTCTTCAAAAGAATCTTCAGATGAGGAGACTCCCCAGCCCTTCCCTCAGCCCTCAAGTGCCAAGGGAGGCCGGCAGGTCCGCAGGGGGCCTTGGCCTGCCCTGAAGTCCCGCCAGTCGGTGGTGGCCCTCAACAGCGCCGCCCTGGTGGCCAGCCGGACCCGCGCCTTCCAGGAGCAGGGGGAGGCCGGCTGTGCGTCCACACCCAGGCACCAGAAGATTGTGAGGCAGGCCAGCGTGGATAGCAGTGGGGAGGAGGGCGAGGCGTGA